One genomic segment of Besnoitia besnoiti strain Bb-Ger1 chromosome Unknown contig00171, whole genome shotgun sequence includes these proteins:
- a CDS encoding putative apocytochrome b (encoded by transcript BESB_032350), which produces YVELSHPDNSIPVNRFVTPLHIVPEWYFLAYYAVLKVIPSKTGGLLVFMLST; this is translated from the coding sequence ctatgtcgaattatcgcacccagataactccataccagtgaaccggtttgtaactccgcttcatatcgtacctgaatggtactttttagcatattatgcggtgttaaaagtaatcccatccaaaaccggtggtttgttagtatttatgttatcaacat